CACCACCACCTCCTTTCTTTGCTGTACTTCCTGGAGCTTTCTTGTTTTTACCCCAATCCTCATCACTATCACTATCACTTCCcttcttctttcctttctttccgggcttatctataaaaaaaataaatattaatatttaataatattgagatataacattttcgacagattttttaatgtaaaataactcaataaaatattacagccGGAACAAGTGCCTTACTTTTTTTGGGTGCAGGTTTAGGTTTCTTTGGGCTATACTCTTCGTCGCTAGCATCATCATCACTGGCGCTTTCTTCATCATCAGATGAACCCTTCTTGCGTTTGTTAGTAGTTTTCTTAGCAGGAGTTCGTTTGGCtggtttcttttcttcttcctcctcctcttcttcagatccttcttcctcctcctcttcgcCATCTTCAGACTCTTCACTAGCagccttctttttcttttttcctccaTCTTGTTTCTCTTGAAGACACTCCATGACTAAATCATCGACCTCTTTCTTCCTACAAAGAAAGAATGCTCTACGTGAGTGTGTATGTAATTGTTATCAAAGtggaaataatatgtaaaccGAGATGAAAGCATGTCAGAAGAGGAACGAAGTGGtaacttatatctatttattactTCAGTTACCACTCAGAaatcctctttttttctcttggaCACAGAGAGACTCTCTCCTGCACTATTTTATGGTGCACAAGTGCCTATTAATGTCCGTCttagattttaattcaattccAAGAATGCGTATGCTTAATAAGATAACTAAGTGTATGCTACGCTGAAAGATGAACTATGGCGTAGTAATATGATCCGCATACCAGTGAAATATCATGCACatgataaattatcaattcaaatttgataaagaaattctcgccttaattaaaaatatacattataaacatttatttcaaatataaaaaaaattaattattttacacatactgatataaaagttttacgcACGCAACTTAGTTTTAAGATAAACATTGATActtatatttcatatctttattgttttattgtataaatgtCTTTATTGCAGTTGACTAATGTAACTGGATTaacacaatttattaaaaatatttagatctgcgataacatttttatttattgcttacCTTTCTGTGAGATCAACATCAAGTTTCTCCTCAATTTGTTGCCTCACATTTTTAGCTGACATTGTAGTAAGATCAGCATTCTTAAGAATGgctaaacaaaattaataaacatgatATTAGTACatgatagtaaaaatttttttacattttcaaattacttataaataatatcaggtaaatgttaatttttattattttatcaaatataagattgtgtatcttaaaatttttatttacattattaatatcgtttttgtaaaaatattaatttattcattataaaatttctatattattctaaaatttagcAAAGTTATgcatttctaatattttttaattatattatttgagagatataatattgaagagaagaaaatattatttaaaatgtgagttaaaaaatttattagattccAATATCCTTATTTATAAACGTGAAATGAATACTTTGCCGTTCGTAAGCGAAGGCTGTGTATGGTATTGTATCATGTATATATACGACGTTTGCGAGTAATGTAGTTTCCCGCGTCGAGGGATCTAGTAAATATCGAGCGTAAATGGCGGTTGTGGCGCGCGTTGTGCCGGTCACCGCCGATCAGAGCAGCGCGCAACTAACAAAAAGATATCTGCAAGTATGCGACGAAGCGTCGATACAACGCGTGGAGCGAGACGCAGAGGGATTTTTCTCCGTGTATTGCGGTCGATCGGGTGGCGCATTGATTCCCGAAACGATCGAAAACCGCGAGAAGACagagggaaagaaagagacggaGAATGAAGCAGGGGGGAAACGGaggccgcgcgcgcgctcggtCGGTCGATTCGCGGCGCACGCCGAAAACTGCTCACGAAAAAAATACGCGCGCGGCACAGCCAACGCGCGCGCTTCGTTAATCAACTGCCGCTTTACAATTCGCGACGGGCGAGTCGTGGTAATGGCGCATGTTTTACAGCACACGGCGGGAAAAAGATAGCGAACTATGGTAATATCTCGGAGCAGAAGAGTACTGGCGGTGACGGTTATAACCAATGACGATCCAATCGGCGATACGTGAGGCGCGCGAAGGAGGGAAATgagtacgcgcgcgcgctcggtTCCGATCGACGAGAAGCCTATCTTTCTCGAAGGAGATTCGCGCAGGAATacgcacttttttttatctctaatGGCGTAAAAATCCGTTGCGACGCGATATTGAGAGTACGgtagagagagaaggagagagtgAGGAAGCGAGACACGAATATGTGAATGTGAATGTGGCTGATAGGCGCGCGCCACCACACATACTCGAGACGCGTCATACGGCCCGCCGCAAGGACGGGTCGAGAAAGCTATCTTTTTATAGCGAACGACGAAAAATCCGACTTTTCGCCAGGACACCGAAGTGGCTGCTTCGAAAATCGCGAGCGGATTGCACGCGGCGATTAATCGTCCAATCTCCTTGTTAATCCGATACGTAGGTGACAAAATACGGCGAGTCGCGGTTGCAATGGCCGGCGTGGGGCACGCCACTCGGGCACATACGTGCGCGCTAAAGTCGTCACGTCGCAAGAGCAAAGACCGCGATTTCGCCTGTATTCCCGATGCCGTGGCCGCGCGCAACGCGCGCGTACGCCCGTGAGAAGTTCGATTCCGCAGTAATTCGGCTCCGAAATCGCCTATATCGTGTGATATCATCACTTACCGGTGATCTCCTTGCGTAGCTCGTCCTTTGAGATATCGGCCATGGTAGATGCTACTCGCTGTGCGTACTGCTGCCAACTGAGCCTATGCCGGCTGCGGACTCCCGTAGCGTCCGTTGGTACAGTCAGTGTTGGCAGCTCTGTGAAACACACAAACAGGACGCGACTTTGATCGCAAATAACTCGAGAACGATTGCACGAAGACGAATACTATATACACCAAATCGTGTTAGTTTTTTATGATCGACAAGTTTCTCATGACGCCCCACGCGTAATTCGGCGATCCGAGTGTGCCAATTCGGACTTTACATACGACTTGCGCGGCACACTTCTGAATGAAACTGTACGTCAAGCGGCCGCTCTTGGCTGACGGTGGCGTCCACGGTACAGTCCGCGTGCGCTGTTGAACGGCGGTGTATCTAGAAAAAGGACTTTTGGCAGAACATAACTCTTCATCGCGGGCCTGAAGACGGATACTATATACACCAAATCGggtcaacttttttttctctacaaGTTTCTCATGACGCCCCTGGCACAATATTGCGATTTAACGGCTCGATACACGATCCTTCAACGCGAGCTGCGCGAGATTTTCGTTAATGACTGTACAAGCGGCAAGCATACTCTGGAGTTTCGTAGCGTTGAGCGCCTACTCGCGTCATATGACAATCAGTACATGTTCCAGGGATATCATTAAGGGACAAACGAAAGAACTGCCTGAGAAAATGACGATGGTGGACATCGATGCGTAAAAATAGGTGTGTTCACTTTGCTGTTGCAAGCATTTgaacattttacattatttactttattgtttattaatatttttattgaactaTCATAACCCATATTCGCAACATGTAACgtacaattttaaaacaatgtatGTGTATGTTATATAGAAAACAGTAGATGTCGACGTGCGTTGAATCCGTCATGCGACTTGTATCGTAGAAATTCCTCGCATATCAAAAAGTCATCCTTTAAACATAATCGCATCCAATCAGCGCGATATTTTAACAGGCCGCGGCGGCAGAAACGACGATTCAGTTCCTTCATTGTGTTAGTGGTACAGTAATGGCCAAAAGTATCGACACACTCATCGAAATAAATGAACTTGGAGGATCCATATCTCCGAAAAGGTACATCGTACGACGATACTGTAATCACATAATCGTGTTAGTTTGACGTGACAAAGAGTTTTCTCATGAAGCGCCTTGCCTGATTTTATCATCTAAACGGTCCGTGCGACTTGCTCGCCGTATTcgtcaatattattttcggcATTAACTGTACTGTACTCAGCGCATCAATTTATGAGTCAAATATCTTGGCAAAATatcgtattattaatttatttcgtaaCTTCCATTGTagagatttaaaatatcttttttcttgaaatatgcacttgcattttttacgatttcTGAGTGTTATTTATTGATGACGTGTAGCAACGTAATGCCGCCACGCTTGTTTGAATGTGTTAACACAGAGGTACCAACCTCGCGAATGCATCTGGCCACGCGGCATCTTGCCCGGCTATTGCGTTCGCAATGATGCGATATTGGACGGATCGATCGCatgcaatttttacatatgctCGATCAGCttacgaaaaatttaataagacCGATCTAATCCGTCGAGATTACATGTTCTCTCCTGAAAATATTACTTTCCCTCTCAATTCCACGTCATTTCCGCTTCAAGGCAGTCGTTAATAACATCCATAaaacaaatgcatttttttttgtcaaaacgTGTAATtgtattatcgaaaattttaagCATAAGATTGATTACATTTCATACGAcatataaaacttatttagtttttaatacGAGATGGAATGATATTTATAGTTGCTGATTTGTTCCAGAAATATTGATGTTTTTGCATTGTTTAGAGGTATGTCGCGTTATCTGTCGGCGATTCCAAGTATTATTTCAACGGTGCAGTCAGATGCAGTC
The nucleotide sequence above comes from Linepithema humile isolate Giens D197 chromosome 4, Lhum_UNIL_v1.0, whole genome shotgun sequence. Encoded proteins:
- the Non2 gene encoding uncharacterized protein Non2, which encodes MADISKDELRKEITAILKNADLTTMSAKNVRQQIEEKLDVDLTERKKEVDDLVMECLQEKQDGGKKKKKAASEESEDGEEEEEEGSEEEEEEEEKKPAKRTPAKKTTNKRKKGSSDDEESASDDDASDEEYSPKKPKPAPKKNKPGKKGKKKGSDSDSDEDWGKNKKAPGSTAKKGGGGAAKGKGGGYTRAITLSPELAAVVGAEQMARHEVVKKVWSIIKERNLYDPKNKQFAICDEELMKVIGVKRFRTFGMMKYLKNHFVD